The DNA sequence TTGGCTATAAAGAAACAGGGGCTTTGGAGGATCATTTTCTCAACACATTATAAACATCGGCGACCAGGCGGATGGCGGCCGCCACCCGGGCCAAGTGTTCGAGGTTTTCCACGTCGACCATGAGGCGCATGATGGCCGAGGTCCCCCGCTTGGTCGTGACCTTGGCGGCGGAAATGTTGGTCCCGGTCTCGGAGACCTGGGTTAAGATATCCTTAAAAACGCCGACCCGGTCAAAAGCTTCGATCTCGATCTCAACCGGAAAGAGCTGCTTTGCGGCCGGGTTCCACTCCACTTTCACCCGGCGCTCGGCCGGGATATCCGCTTTGACGATGTTGCGGCAGTTATAGCGGTGAATGGCGATGCCGCGGCCGATCGTGACCAGGCCGATGATCTCTTCGCCCGGGATCGGGTGGCAACACTTGGAGAAGCGGACCAGAACATTGTCCAGACCGGAGACCTTGATCGCCACTTTGGCCCGGACCCTCGGCCGGCTGACCACGACCGGCGGCGCGGCTTTAACCTCTTCGGCCGCCACGGCTGGCGGCGTCCCCGGTTTCGTTTCTCCCCGCTGGCGCTTCAGCCAGTTCTTGATCTTGACCCGGGCGCCGGTCGTCTTGACAAAGCTCAACCAGCCCAGGCTCGGGTTGTCCTTCTTGCCGGTAATGACCTCGACAATATCGCCGTTGCTTAGCTGATGGTCCAGCGGGACGATCCGGCCGTTGACCTTGGCGCCGGCACAGCGGTGGCCAACCTCGGTATGGACGCGGTAGGCAAAATCAACACTGGTCGCCCCAGCCGGCAGGCCGATGACCTCCCCTTTCGGGGTGAAAACGAAAACTTCTTCGGCCGCCAGGTCGATCTTGAGCCCCTCCATGAAATCGCGGGCATCCTTCAGCTCGCTCTGCCATTCGATCATCTGGCGGAACCAGGCCATCTTCTGGTCGAGGACCCGGTCGGTCGTCCCTTCCTTGTAGCGCCAGTGGGCGGCCACGCCGTATTCCGCGACCCGATGCATCTCGCGGGTCCTGATCTGGATCTCGACCGGCCGGCGCGACGAAGAAAAGACGGTAGTATGGAGCGACTGGTAGCCGTTCGATTTCTGCATGGCGATATAGTCGCGGAAACGCCCCGGGATCGGCTTCCAGGCGTCGTGGACCAGGCCAAGGATGTTATAACAATCCTTAACGTTGTCGCAAATGATGCGGATCGCCGTCAGGTCGTAGATCTCCTCGAACTCCAGGCGCTGGTCCTCCATTTTGCGGTAAATGCTGTAAAAATGTTTGGCCCGGCCGTTGACCTCGGCCTTGATCTTCCCTGTGTCCAGCAACGCCTTGATCTCCTCGATGAAAGCGGCAATGAAATCTTCCCGATTCCCCCGGCTCTCCGCCACTTTCTGTTTGATCAGCTCGTATTTATCCGGCTCGAGATACTGGAAAGAGAGGTCCTCCAGCTGCCATTTAAGGCGCCACATCCCCATCCGGTGGGCGAGCGGGGCAAAGATCTCCTGCGTCTCCAGGGCGATCTCAACCTGCTTGGCAGGCGAGAGGAATTGCAGGGTGCGCATGTTGTGCAGGCGGTCGGCCAGCTTGATGACGATGATCCGGAAATCTTCCCCCATGGCAACGAACATCTTGCGGAAATTCTCCGCCTGCCGCTCTTCCCGGCTGACAAAACTAAGCTGGCTAAGTTTGGTCACCCCTTCGACCAGCTTGGCGACCTCGTCGCCAAAGAGCTCGGCCAGCTCCTCACGAGTGATCCCCGCGTCCTCGATCACATCGTGGAGTAAAGAGGCGGCGATCGTCTTCGGGTCCAACTCGAGGTCGGCCAGAATGTTGGCTACGGCAAAAGGATGGGTGATATAGGGATCGCCGGAGAGACGGCGGTGCTCGCGGTGGGCCTGGGCGGCAAAAGTGTACGCCCGCTCGACCAGGTCAAGATCGGCGTTAGGATTGGACTGCCTGATCTTGTCGAGCAGCTCTTTCATCGCCGATAACGGCTGCGGTCCATGACCCCGATCCCGGGTGGAATAGCGGAACGCGGGCGGTCCGGCTGGATCCGCTCTCTGGGCGCCGGCGGGCGGGCGCCGCCGGAAGAACGGATCGCCACCAACACCTTGCACGACTGCTCCAGGCAGGAGGTATATTTGTAGGCTTCTTCCAGGTCCTGGCCAATGGCGAAACTGCCGTGCCCTTTGACCACGGCCACGACGCTCGATCCTTGCAGGAACGTGGGAAGAAGACGGCCGACCTCATCGGAACCGATCGGATTGTGAACGCGCACTATCGCCGCCGAGCGGAAAACATGGAGCCCTTCGGCATCCTGGGGGATGATCTTGTTGTCGGTGATGGAAACGGCGATCGCCCGGGTCGGATGGGCGTGGACGATCGCTTTCGCTCCGGTCGCGCGATAAATGGCGCGGTGGGTCGGCAGCTCGCGGGAAGCCTGCTTGTCCGATTCTCCCGGCTCGAGGCCGACTTCAATGATGTCCCCTTCCCGCAGGTCGCCGAGCATGGTGTCGCGGCGGGTGATATAGATCTTGTCTTCCTGGCGGGTGCTCATGTTGCCGCCGTGGGAATCGACCAACCCCTCTTGGAACAAAAAACAACCGATCCGTTTGAACTCGTCTAACATCTCTTTTCCTCCTTAAATTAACCCCAGGACATTTCGGCCAGTTGGGCAAACTCGGCGCCCCGCCGGATCTCCTCAAAACGCGCGACGATCTCTTTCATCTTCAGCCGTTTCATCCGCTCCAGGCTGAAGTCCTCGATATTGAACGAAGCCATGACCGAGCCGATAACCACCGCCTGGCGGATATTTTGCTCCGTCAGGTCGCCGGTCTTGGCCAGATAACCGATGAACGCCCCGCCGAAAGTGTCCCCCGCCCCGGTCGGGTCGCGCAACAACTCTTGCGGATACGACGGCGCCGAAAAATGGGCCGACTCGGTAAAGAGCAGGGCGCCATGCTCCCCTTTTTTGACGATCACCCCTTTGCAACCGAGACGGATCAGCCGCCGCGCCGCTAAGGGGATATTTGGCGTCTCCATGAACTGGCGGATCTCCCCGTCGTTCATCACCATGAAATCGACTTTTTTGATCACTTCGTGCAAGGCGTCCCTTTTGCTCTCGATCCAAAAGTTCATCGTATCGGCAACCAGCAGCTTCGGCCGCTCGAGTTGGCTGATGACCTTAAGCTGCAGCTCTGGGTCGAGGTTCGCCAGAAAAACGTACGGCGTCTTCTTCAAATGCTCCGGGATGACCGGCGCGAATTGGCTCAAGACGTTCAGGTGCGTCTCGGTCGTGTGCGCCTGGTTCATGTCAAATTCGTAATAACCGCCCCAGCGGAAAGTCGGCCCGGACAAATGTTGCAGGGCGGTCAGGTCGATCCCGCGTGATTCCAGCCAGCGGACATGTTCCGCCGGAAAATCGGCGCCGACCGGCCCGCTTAAATGGGTCTTGGCAAAAAAACTGGCCGCGACCGCCGCGTAGACGGCCGAACCGCCCAGGATCTCTTTTTTTTCGCCAAATGGTGTCTTGATCGAATCAAGGGCGATCGTCCCTAAGACTAACACGGACAAAAAAGTTAACCTCCCAGCAGGTAATTGACTATAAAACCCTGGAGCAACCAGAGCAGTATGAGACCGATGAACGGCGCCGCGTCAAAACCGATCTTCTCGGGCGGCAGGCCGAGCCTGATAACATTAAGCCATGGGTCGGTCAAGTCGTAGAGCGCCCGGGCTGGCCATTTGTTCCGATAACGCGGCAGCCGCGGCAAGATCGACCGTGCCACCAGTATAACATAAAAGAACGTGAAAATTAAATTGATCGCCAGGATCAGGTAGCCCATCGTGCTGCCAACACCTTTGACTTCCGGGCCGCGGCAATGACCGCGGCGCGGAACGCTTGTTTAACTTGTCCCTTTTCCAACTCGGCCAATCCCTCGATCGTCGTCCCGCCGGGAGAAGCGACCATCTCCCGCAATTCGCGGGCGCTCTTTTGGCTGCTGATCATCGTTTTGGCCGAACCGAGGACCGTTTGGGTGGCCAGTTTTGTCGCGGTCGGTCCGTCGAGGCCAAGCTCGACCCCCGCTTCGATCATGGCTTCAAGGACCAGATAGATAAAAGCCGGGCCCGAGCCCGACAGACCGGTCACGGCGTCCATATGTTTTTCTTCGACTTCGACTACATCTCCCACCACCCCGAAGATCTGCCGGGCTAACTTTAAACCCGGCGCTTTGACTTGGCCGCCGGCGACCAGCGCGGTAATGCCCGCCTGGGCCAGGGCCGGGTTGTTCGGCATCGTCCGGATGACCGGGACGCCGGGGAACTTTTTTTGTAAATAAGTTAAATTTATGCCGGCCGCCAGCGAGATCAGGAGCTGGTCCGGTTGGAGCGCCAATTTAGCGGCCACTTCCGGCAAGACTTGCGGCTTGACCGCCAGGATGATGACTTCGGCCGCGCCGGCCGCCGCCTGGTTATCGTCGTAGGTCGAGACGAGATAGGTTTTTTTCAGATGTTCCCGCCGCTTTGGATCGGTATCGGAAACTTTAAGGTCGGAAGGAGCGGTTAATTTCGCGGTCAACAGGCCCCGGATCAGGGCTTCGGCCATCCGCCCGCCGCCGATAAAAGCGATCTTCACCGCGAAAAGAAGGAATCCCGTTTTGCCCGGCCCTCGACCTCTTCGCCCAGCGAAACGCGTTCTTCCGAGGAAGTGATGGC is a window from the Candidatus Margulisiibacteriota bacterium genome containing:
- a CDS encoding bifunctional (p)ppGpp synthetase/guanosine-3',5'-bis(diphosphate) 3'-pyrophosphohydrolase, whose protein sequence is MKELLDKIRQSNPNADLDLVERAYTFAAQAHREHRRLSGDPYITHPFAVANILADLELDPKTIAASLLHDVIEDAGITREELAELFGDEVAKLVEGVTKLSQLSFVSREERQAENFRKMFVAMGEDFRIIVIKLADRLHNMRTLQFLSPAKQVEIALETQEIFAPLAHRMGMWRLKWQLEDLSFQYLEPDKYELIKQKVAESRGNREDFIAAFIEEIKALLDTGKIKAEVNGRAKHFYSIYRKMEDQRLEFEEIYDLTAIRIICDNVKDCYNILGLVHDAWKPIPGRFRDYIAMQKSNGYQSLHTTVFSSSRRPVEIQIRTREMHRVAEYGVAAHWRYKEGTTDRVLDQKMAWFRQMIEWQSELKDARDFMEGLKIDLAAEEVFVFTPKGEVIGLPAGATSVDFAYRVHTEVGHRCAGAKVNGRIVPLDHQLSNGDIVEVITGKKDNPSLGWLSFVKTTGARVKIKNWLKRQRGETKPGTPPAVAAEEVKAAPPVVVSRPRVRAKVAIKVSGLDNVLVRFSKCCHPIPGEEIIGLVTIGRGIAIHRYNCRNIVKADIPAERRVKVEWNPAAKQLFPVEIEIEAFDRVGVFKDILTQVSETGTNISAAKVTTKRGTSAIMRLMVDVENLEHLARVAAAIRLVADVYNVLRK
- a CDS encoding class II aldolase/adducin family protein, coding for MLDEFKRIGCFLFQEGLVDSHGGNMSTRQEDKIYITRRDTMLGDLREGDIIEVGLEPGESDKQASRELPTHRAIYRATGAKAIVHAHPTRAIAVSITDNKIIPQDAEGLHVFRSAAIVRVHNPIGSDEVGRLLPTFLQGSSVVAVVKGHGSFAIGQDLEEAYKYTSCLEQSCKVLVAIRSSGGARPPAPRERIQPDRPRSAIPPGIGVMDRSRYRR
- a CDS encoding PfkB family carbohydrate kinase → MLVLGTIALDSIKTPFGEKKEILGGSAVYAAVAASFFAKTHLSGPVGADFPAEHVRWLESRGIDLTALQHLSGPTFRWGGYYEFDMNQAHTTETHLNVLSQFAPVIPEHLKKTPYVFLANLDPELQLKVISQLERPKLLVADTMNFWIESKRDALHEVIKKVDFMVMNDGEIRQFMETPNIPLAARRLIRLGCKGVIVKKGEHGALLFTESAHFSAPSYPQELLRDPTGAGDTFGGAFIGYLAKTGDLTEQNIRQAVVIGSVMASFNIEDFSLERMKRLKMKEIVARFEEIRRGAEFAQLAEMSWG
- a CDS encoding YggT family protein, which translates into the protein MGYLILAINLIFTFFYVILVARSILPRLPRYRNKWPARALYDLTDPWLNVIRLGLPPEKIGFDAAPFIGLILLWLLQGFIVNYLLGG
- the proC gene encoding pyrroline-5-carboxylate reductase, whose product is MKIAFIGGGRMAEALIRGLLTAKLTAPSDLKVSDTDPKRREHLKKTYLVSTYDDNQAAAGAAEVIILAVKPQVLPEVAAKLALQPDQLLISLAAGINLTYLQKKFPGVPVIRTMPNNPALAQAGITALVAGGQVKAPGLKLARQIFGVVGDVVEVEEKHMDAVTGLSGSGPAFIYLVLEAMIEAGVELGLDGPTATKLATQTVLGSAKTMISSQKSARELREMVASPGGTTIEGLAELEKGQVKQAFRAAVIAAARKSKVLAARWAT